In Streptomyces capitiformicae, one genomic interval encodes:
- a CDS encoding ABC transporter substrate-binding protein: MSSTSSPTSRRFRRTARTGLSLVLPLAALAACGGGGGSDTSAEAGSGKGTISVWAHQGQKSEDTAIQNAVKSFNSSQSDIKVELKLIPGNDYTKTVTTTDASELPDVMEFDGPTMANFVYNQKLAPIDDYVSAKTLDNATGANKAQGEIDGKHYGLGQYDSGLGIYGNKKLLDAAGVKYPTSVDDAWTADEFTAALKALKAKDSDGKVLDIQENNGLTTEWGTYGFSPIVWSAGGSLLKDGKAEGSLDSPETVSALKTFQSWKSDVDPNTDGNAFAKSRVPLSWVGHWMYPAYSEALGDDLVVLPLPDFGNGPKTGQGSWAWGIGAGSKNAKAAGTFLDSLLNDENVAAMTTANGAPPATKSALAASDLYKQGGPLQLFSDQLAKPCGDTDIAKSCVAVTRPLTAGYPTVTAKFAEALNSVYGGADPKDALTKAARSIDQDFSDNAGYEIP, encoded by the coding sequence ATGAGCTCGACGAGCAGCCCGACCAGCAGAAGGTTCCGCCGTACGGCCCGTACGGGGCTGTCCCTCGTCCTCCCCCTGGCGGCGCTGGCCGCCTGCGGCGGGGGCGGCGGCTCCGACACCTCCGCCGAGGCCGGCAGCGGCAAGGGAACCATCAGCGTCTGGGCCCACCAGGGCCAGAAGAGCGAGGACACCGCGATACAGAACGCGGTGAAGTCCTTCAACTCCTCGCAGAGCGACATCAAGGTCGAACTGAAGCTGATCCCCGGCAACGACTACACCAAGACCGTCACGACGACCGACGCCTCGGAGCTTCCGGACGTGATGGAGTTCGACGGCCCGACCATGGCGAACTTCGTCTACAACCAGAAGCTCGCCCCGATCGACGACTACGTCTCCGCCAAGACCCTGGACAACGCCACCGGCGCCAACAAGGCGCAGGGCGAGATCGACGGCAAGCACTACGGCCTGGGCCAGTACGACTCGGGCCTGGGTATCTACGGCAACAAGAAGCTGCTGGACGCGGCCGGCGTGAAGTACCCGACGAGCGTGGACGACGCCTGGACGGCGGACGAGTTCACCGCCGCGCTCAAGGCACTGAAGGCCAAGGACTCCGACGGCAAGGTCCTCGACATCCAGGAGAACAACGGGCTCACCACCGAGTGGGGCACCTACGGCTTCTCCCCCATCGTCTGGTCGGCCGGCGGTTCGCTCCTCAAGGACGGCAAGGCGGAAGGCTCACTCGACTCGCCGGAAACCGTGTCGGCCCTGAAGACCTTCCAGTCCTGGAAGTCCGATGTCGACCCCAACACCGACGGCAACGCCTTCGCCAAGAGCCGCGTCCCGCTCAGCTGGGTCGGCCACTGGATGTACCCCGCCTACAGCGAGGCCCTCGGTGACGACCTCGTCGTCCTGCCGCTGCCCGACTTCGGCAACGGCCCCAAGACCGGCCAGGGCTCCTGGGCCTGGGGCATCGGCGCCGGCTCCAAGAACGCCAAGGCCGCCGGCACGTTCCTGGACAGTCTCCTGAACGACGAGAACGTCGCCGCGATGACGACGGCCAACGGCGCCCCGCCCGCCACCAAGTCCGCGCTCGCCGCGAGCGACCTCTACAAGCAGGGTGGCCCGCTCCAGCTGTTCTCCGACCAGCTCGCCAAGCCCTGCGGCGACACCGACATCGCCAAGTCCTGCGTCGCCGTGACCCGCCCGCTGACCGCCGGATACCCCACGGTCACCGCCAAGTTCGCCGAGGCCCTGAACTCCGTCTACGGCGGCGCCGACCCCAAGGACGCCCTGACGAAGGCCGCCCGCTCCATCGACCAGGACTTCTCCGACAACGCCGGCTACGAGATCCCGTAG
- a CDS encoding carbohydrate ABC transporter permease yields MKSVEPAHAAPHAREQAPPVTSVEPARPARSVRKNRDWLHGLLMSTPAVVGLIAFVGIPFGYAVVLSFYNVRLGSPLEPTWFGIEHYRRLFTDPDLSGPFLRSLLNNLTFAAVVVPVQTGLALGLAILLNRKLKAIGLFRSLFFMPVVFPMALVAVIWRLILARSDQGMLNSALDAVSFGNWGAFDWLGDSLTAMASIIILSIWQGVGFQMVILLAGLQQIPGELYEAAELDRASRWQQFRHVTLPGIRGTLVFVAMLTSVLSFRVFDQVYVLVKGGGLHEDAARTVMYQAVTTAFDQNNIGQASAITVVFFLIVVVLTLIQRRVVRPDNED; encoded by the coding sequence GTGAAATCCGTCGAACCCGCGCACGCCGCGCCCCATGCCCGGGAGCAGGCTCCACCCGTGACCTCCGTCGAACCCGCGCGCCCGGCGCGCTCTGTGCGCAAGAACCGCGACTGGTTGCACGGACTGCTCATGTCCACGCCCGCCGTCGTCGGACTCATCGCCTTCGTCGGTATCCCGTTCGGCTACGCCGTCGTCCTCTCCTTCTACAACGTGCGCCTCGGCTCTCCGCTGGAACCGACCTGGTTCGGGATCGAGCACTACCGGCGGCTGTTCACCGACCCCGATCTGTCCGGCCCGTTCCTCAGGTCCCTGCTCAACAACCTGACCTTCGCCGCGGTCGTCGTACCCGTGCAGACCGGTCTGGCGCTCGGCCTGGCGATTCTGCTCAACCGCAAGCTCAAGGCGATCGGCCTGTTCCGGTCCCTGTTCTTCATGCCGGTCGTCTTCCCGATGGCGCTGGTCGCCGTGATCTGGCGGCTCATCCTCGCCCGCAGCGATCAGGGCATGCTCAACTCCGCGCTGGACGCGGTGAGTTTCGGCAACTGGGGCGCCTTCGACTGGCTCGGCGACTCCCTCACCGCGATGGCCTCGATCATCATCCTCTCCATCTGGCAGGGCGTCGGCTTCCAGATGGTCATCCTGCTCGCCGGGCTCCAGCAGATCCCCGGTGAGCTCTACGAGGCCGCCGAGCTCGACCGCGCCTCCCGCTGGCAGCAGTTCCGCCATGTCACCCTGCCCGGCATACGCGGCACCCTCGTGTTCGTCGCCATGCTCACCTCAGTGCTCTCCTTCCGCGTCTTCGACCAGGTCTACGTCCTCGTCAAAGGTGGCGGGCTCCACGAGGACGCGGCCCGCACCGTGATGTACCAGGCGGTCACCACCGCCTTCGACCAGAACAACATCGGCCAGGCGTCCGCGATCACTGTCGTCTTCTTCCTGATCGTCGTCGTCCTGACCCTCATCCAGCGCCGCGTCGTCCGGCCCGACAACGAGGACTGA
- a CDS encoding carbohydrate ABC transporter permease, whose amino-acid sequence MSMNTGLTRTPLRRFLDYAVLSVLAFVFALPAIYLLIGSLKPSDEVLDGLSGFLPTNLSFDNYTAVLDSLNSESTGYFWRFMGISLLLAFVVVTGGLFVNSMAAYGLSRLKWRGQNAVFTLILLLMLIPFESVAVPLFYMFNDQRNTLPILALPFIANAFSVYQFHTFFRTIPPSIEEAARIDGAGPWRTFFAIIVPMSKPAFASVAILTFLIQWGSFLWPVLMVSDPAVRPLPLEMSVFQAQLPPDWGQILAFGVLLVLPVLVVFAFFQRWFVQGVASSAVKG is encoded by the coding sequence ATGAGCATGAACACGGGCCTCACCCGCACGCCCCTGCGCCGCTTCCTCGACTACGCCGTCCTGTCCGTCCTGGCGTTCGTCTTCGCACTGCCTGCCATCTACCTGCTGATCGGCAGCCTCAAGCCGTCCGACGAAGTCCTCGACGGTCTGTCCGGCTTCCTGCCCACCAACCTGTCGTTCGACAACTACACAGCCGTCCTCGACAGCCTCAACTCCGAGAGCACCGGCTACTTCTGGCGCTTCATGGGCATCTCGCTGCTGCTGGCGTTCGTGGTCGTGACGGGCGGTCTCTTCGTCAACTCGATGGCTGCGTACGGGCTTTCACGGCTGAAGTGGCGCGGGCAGAACGCCGTCTTCACCCTCATCCTGCTGCTGATGCTGATCCCGTTCGAGTCGGTGGCCGTGCCGCTCTTCTACATGTTCAACGACCAGCGCAACACGCTCCCCATCCTGGCGCTTCCGTTCATCGCCAACGCCTTCTCGGTCTACCAGTTCCACACGTTCTTCCGTACGATCCCGCCGAGTATCGAGGAAGCCGCCCGCATCGACGGCGCGGGCCCCTGGCGCACCTTCTTCGCCATCATCGTCCCGATGTCGAAGCCGGCCTTCGCCTCCGTGGCGATCCTGACGTTCCTGATCCAGTGGGGCTCGTTCCTGTGGCCGGTACTGATGGTCTCCGATCCGGCGGTACGCCCGCTGCCGCTGGAGATGAGCGTCTTCCAGGCCCAACTGCCCCCGGACTGGGGCCAGATCCTCGCCTTCGGCGTGCTCCTGGTGCTGCCCGTGCTGGTCGTCTTCGCCTTCTTCCAGCGTTGGTTCGTCCAGGGGGTGGCCAGCTCGGCGGTCAAGGGCTGA
- a CDS encoding helix-turn-helix transcriptional regulator — MNRDDLVRLRQAKDRMDREYTEPLDVAALARTALMSPGHFQRSFRAAYGETPYGYLMTRRIERAKALLRRGDLTVTEVCMAVGCTSLGSFSSRFTELVGETPSAYRARSHEQSAAIPACVTRTLTRPTRHRPRMGTTEGQGPF; from the coding sequence ATGAACCGGGACGATCTCGTGCGGCTGCGGCAGGCGAAGGACCGCATGGACCGCGAGTACACCGAACCGCTGGACGTGGCCGCCCTCGCGCGCACCGCGCTGATGTCCCCCGGCCACTTCCAGCGCAGTTTCCGCGCGGCCTACGGCGAGACACCGTACGGCTATCTGATGACCCGCCGCATAGAGCGGGCCAAGGCGCTGCTCCGCCGCGGGGACCTCACCGTGACGGAGGTGTGCATGGCCGTGGGGTGTACGTCACTGGGGTCGTTCAGCTCCCGGTTCACGGAGCTGGTCGGCGAGACACCGAGCGCGTACCGGGCGCGTTCGCACGAGCAGAGCGCGGCGATACCGGCGTGCGTGACGAGAACGCTGACCCGCCCGACACGGCACCGGCCCCGAATGGGCACGACAGAGGGGCAGGGGCCGTTCTAG
- a CDS encoding VOC family protein: MAIEQRPTPAPTDVKLAQCFIAVDDHDKALAFYRDTLGLEVRNDVSYEDMRWVTVGSPLQPDVEIVLEPPAANPDFSPADREAVAELLTKGVLRGVIFTTADCDALFARVREAGADVIQEPMDQPYGVRDCAFRDPAGNMLRFLDRGSGTRG, encoded by the coding sequence ATGGCCATCGAACAGCGCCCCACCCCGGCCCCGACGGACGTGAAGCTCGCCCAGTGCTTCATCGCCGTCGACGACCATGACAAGGCGCTCGCCTTCTACCGCGACACCCTGGGCCTGGAGGTCCGCAACGATGTGAGTTACGAGGACATGCGCTGGGTGACCGTGGGTTCCCCGCTCCAGCCGGACGTGGAGATCGTCCTGGAGCCACCGGCCGCGAACCCCGACTTCTCTCCCGCCGACCGGGAGGCCGTGGCCGAGCTGCTCACCAAGGGCGTCCTGCGCGGAGTCATCTTCACGACCGCGGACTGCGACGCCCTCTTCGCCCGCGTCCGCGAGGCCGGCGCGGACGTCATCCAGGAGCCCATGGACCAGCCGTACGGCGTCCGCGACTGCGCGTTCCGCGACCCGGCGGGCAACATGCTGCGCTTCCTGGATCGCGGGAGCGGCACCCGTGGCTGA
- a CDS encoding VOC family protein, producing MAETPPREPIREPIREPIRWAYAFIDRPAADFDRACDFWTAVTGTKLSEPRGERSEYVTLLPEEADADASVKAQAVDSGPGGAHLDFSVSDVPALIASATSLGAEIVTAHPGWAVLRSPAGQLFCAVPWHGESVRPPVVEGSRLDQLCLDTPSDAYDTEVAFWTALTGWDSHPGSRPEFHVLKPPPGLPLRLLLQRLDTPRPATAHLDLACTTIETTRTRHEHLGATCVARHPHWTVMRDPAGGTYCLTGRDPETGGLPPAG from the coding sequence GTGGCTGAGACGCCCCCGCGCGAGCCGATCCGCGAGCCGATCCGCGAGCCGATCCGCTGGGCGTACGCCTTCATCGACCGTCCGGCGGCGGACTTCGACCGGGCCTGCGACTTCTGGACGGCCGTCACCGGCACGAAGCTCTCCGAGCCCCGGGGCGAACGGTCGGAGTACGTGACCCTCCTGCCCGAAGAAGCGGACGCCGACGCCTCGGTGAAGGCCCAGGCGGTCGACTCGGGACCGGGCGGCGCCCACCTGGACTTCTCCGTCTCCGACGTCCCGGCCCTGATCGCGTCCGCGACGTCCCTCGGCGCCGAGATCGTCACCGCCCACCCCGGCTGGGCTGTGCTTCGCTCCCCCGCCGGCCAGCTCTTCTGCGCGGTCCCCTGGCACGGGGAGTCGGTACGCCCACCCGTGGTCGAGGGCAGCCGCCTGGACCAGCTGTGCCTGGACACACCCTCCGACGCGTACGACACCGAAGTCGCCTTCTGGACCGCCCTGACCGGCTGGGATTCCCATCCCGGCTCCCGCCCCGAGTTCCACGTCCTGAAACCCCCACCGGGTCTCCCCCTCCGCCTCCTCCTCCAACGCCTGGACACCCCCCGCCCCGCCACCGCCCACCTCGACCTCGCCTGCACCACCATCGAAACCACCCGCACCCGCCACGAACACCTCGGCGCCACCTGCGTGGCCCGCCACCCCCACTGGACGGTGATGCGCGACCCAGCGGGCGGCACGTACTGCCTCACGGGCCGCGACCCGGAGACGGGAGGATTGCCGCCGGCCGGCTGA
- a CDS encoding YciI family protein, translated as MKYLVMVLGTQADYEGMRGKASQYSPAWSPVELQAMYDHMGAINDDLAKTGELIDGQGLAEPARTRLVSVDERGEPVIADGPYRESEELMAGYWLLDCASLDRVTEIAARVARCPGPEGLKQYPVVIRPVLDGVEGV; from the coding sequence ATGAAGTACCTGGTGATGGTTCTTGGTACGCAGGCCGACTACGAGGGCATGCGGGGTAAGGCGTCCCAGTACTCGCCGGCCTGGAGCCCGGTTGAGCTGCAGGCCATGTACGACCACATGGGTGCGATCAATGACGACCTTGCCAAGACCGGCGAGCTGATCGACGGGCAGGGGTTGGCCGAGCCGGCTCGGACGCGGTTGGTTTCGGTTGACGAGCGTGGCGAGCCCGTGATCGCCGATGGGCCGTACCGGGAGAGCGAGGAGCTGATGGCCGGGTACTGGCTGCTGGACTGCGCGAGCCTGGACCGTGTCACCGAGATCGCGGCGCGGGTCGCGCGGTGTCCCGGGCCCGAGGGGCTCAAGCAGTATCCGGTGGTGATCCGGCCGGTTCTGGACGGTGTAGAGGGCGTCTGA
- a CDS encoding family 2 encapsulin nanocompartment cargo protein polyprenyl transferase codes for MRQSPFETLERRGHITIPPDGQEAVGILEQARLSVDPELRRAVESLPGSMRRVARYHFGWEHADGTPATGNPGKAIRPALVLAAVEALGGREPAAVRAAAAVELVHNFTLLHDDVMDRDTTRRHRATAWTVFGVPDAILAGDALQALAQRLLAEDPHPAAAAASARLAGCVVELCAGQHTDTEMEGRRPDEVTLDEVLSMAEAKTGALLGCACALGALYAGAGEEDVEALDAFGRETGLAFQLIDDVIGIWGDPSRTGKPAGADLRVRKKSLPVVAALASGTPEADELAELYRAPYQEGELERTALVVERAGGRDWAQVQAADRMARAMHELSRAVPDPEAAGGLLALAEFVTRRST; via the coding sequence ATGAGGCAGAGCCCGTTCGAAACCCTGGAAAGGCGGGGCCACATCACGATCCCTCCAGACGGGCAGGAGGCGGTGGGGATCCTGGAGCAGGCGCGGCTGTCCGTCGACCCCGAACTGCGCCGTGCGGTCGAGTCGTTGCCCGGCTCGATGCGCCGGGTCGCGCGCTACCACTTCGGCTGGGAGCACGCGGACGGCACCCCGGCGACGGGCAACCCGGGCAAGGCGATACGTCCCGCGCTGGTACTGGCCGCCGTCGAGGCGCTCGGCGGGCGCGAGCCCGCCGCCGTACGGGCCGCCGCCGCGGTGGAGCTGGTGCACAACTTCACACTGCTCCACGACGACGTGATGGACCGGGACACGACGCGCAGGCACCGGGCCACCGCGTGGACCGTGTTCGGTGTGCCGGACGCGATCCTCGCCGGGGACGCGCTGCAGGCCCTCGCCCAGCGGTTGCTCGCCGAGGATCCACACCCGGCGGCGGCCGCGGCCTCCGCGCGGCTCGCGGGCTGTGTCGTCGAACTGTGCGCGGGCCAGCACACGGACACGGAGATGGAGGGCCGCCGTCCCGACGAGGTCACGCTCGACGAGGTGCTCTCCATGGCCGAGGCGAAGACCGGCGCCTTGCTCGGCTGTGCCTGTGCGCTGGGCGCGTTGTACGCGGGAGCGGGGGAGGAGGACGTCGAAGCGCTCGACGCGTTCGGCCGGGAGACGGGGCTCGCCTTCCAGCTGATCGACGACGTGATCGGCATCTGGGGCGATCCGAGCCGTACCGGTAAGCCGGCCGGAGCGGATCTCAGGGTCCGGAAGAAGTCGCTGCCCGTGGTCGCCGCGCTCGCCTCGGGTACTCCGGAGGCCGACGAGCTCGCCGAGTTGTACCGGGCTCCGTACCAGGAGGGCGAGTTGGAGCGTACGGCGCTGGTGGTCGAGCGGGCCGGTGGGCGTGACTGGGCGCAGGTGCAGGCGGCCGATCGGATGGCTCGCGCGATGCACGAACTGTCCCGTGCGGTACCGGATCCGGAGGCCGCGGGTGGGTTGCTCGCGTTGGCCGAATTCGTGACGCGGCGGAGCACCTGA
- a CDS encoding family 2B encapsulin nanocompartment shell protein, giving the protein MSVGEEVRQQQEKPQQSLGTAAARNLATTTKSAPQMQEISSRWLLRTLPWVNVQGGTYRVNRRLTYAVGDGRITFVKTGDQVAVIPAELGELPALRTYEDIDVLGELAQRCEQRDFAPGDVLAEFGSQAEEVFLLAHGKVEKIGTGPYGDDAVLGVLADGAYFGDQALLDADAIWEYTARAVTACTVLVLPRQAVEQVAERAETLSGHLQEQRSIPSQRTNKYGEKEIDLAAGHSGEPDIPHTFVDYEASPREYELSVAQTVLRIHTRVADLYNQPMNQTEQQVRLTVEALKERQEHELINNREFGLLHNCEYDQRLQPHDGVPSPDDLDELLSRRRGTRLLLAHPRAIAAFGRELNKRGLVPETIDIAGNRIPTWRGVPIYPCNKIPVTEARTTSIIAMRTGEEDQGVIGLRAANLPDEIEPSLSVRFMGINEQAIIKYLVTAYYSAAVLVPDALGVLENVEIGRWR; this is encoded by the coding sequence ATGTCGGTAGGCGAAGAGGTCCGTCAGCAGCAGGAAAAGCCGCAGCAGAGTCTCGGCACCGCCGCTGCCCGGAACCTGGCCACCACCACCAAGTCCGCGCCCCAGATGCAGGAGATCAGCTCGCGCTGGCTGCTGCGCACGCTGCCATGGGTGAATGTGCAGGGTGGCACGTACCGGGTGAACCGGCGGCTCACCTACGCGGTCGGCGACGGCCGGATCACCTTTGTGAAGACCGGGGACCAGGTCGCCGTCATCCCCGCGGAGCTGGGCGAACTGCCGGCCCTGCGGACCTACGAGGACATCGACGTGCTGGGCGAGCTGGCCCAGCGGTGCGAGCAGCGGGATTTCGCACCGGGGGATGTGCTGGCCGAGTTCGGCAGCCAGGCGGAGGAGGTGTTCCTGCTCGCACACGGCAAGGTCGAGAAGATCGGCACCGGCCCCTATGGAGACGACGCCGTACTCGGGGTACTGGCCGACGGGGCCTACTTCGGTGACCAGGCGCTGCTCGACGCCGACGCGATCTGGGAGTACACGGCCCGCGCGGTCACCGCGTGCACGGTGCTCGTCCTGCCGCGTCAGGCCGTCGAACAGGTCGCGGAGCGCGCCGAGACCCTGAGCGGGCACCTTCAGGAGCAGCGTTCGATCCCGTCGCAGCGCACCAACAAGTACGGCGAGAAGGAGATCGACCTCGCCGCAGGCCACAGCGGTGAGCCGGACATCCCGCACACCTTCGTCGACTACGAGGCCTCGCCCCGCGAGTACGAACTGAGCGTCGCCCAGACCGTACTGCGCATCCACACACGCGTGGCCGACCTCTACAACCAGCCGATGAACCAGACCGAGCAGCAGGTCCGGCTCACCGTCGAGGCGCTCAAGGAACGCCAGGAGCACGAGCTCATCAACAACCGGGAGTTCGGCCTCCTCCACAACTGCGAGTACGACCAGCGGCTCCAGCCGCACGACGGTGTGCCCAGCCCGGACGACCTGGACGAACTGCTCAGCCGCCGCCGGGGCACCAGGCTGCTGCTCGCCCACCCGCGCGCGATCGCCGCGTTCGGCCGTGAGCTCAACAAGCGCGGACTCGTCCCCGAGACCATCGACATCGCCGGAAACCGCATCCCGACCTGGCGCGGTGTCCCGATCTACCCGTGCAACAAGATCCCGGTGACCGAGGCCAGGACCACCTCGATCATCGCCATGCGTACCGGCGAGGAGGACCAGGGCGTCATCGGTCTGCGGGCCGCGAACCTCCCGGACGAGATCGAGCCGAGCCTGTCCGTGCGCTTCATGGGCATCAACGAGCAGGCGATCATCAAGTACCTCGTGACGGCCTACTACTCGGCCGCGGTCCTCGTCCCCGACGCGCTCGGCGTTCTGGAGAACGTCGAGATCGGCCGCTGGCGGTGA